The Panacibacter microcysteis DNA window ATTCAATTGCAGGTTCTTCCATTACTTCTGCGCAGCATGAAGACCCGCTGAATGAAGCGGAGCGTATGACCATCTTTGCAAAACTCGAAGGCCGTGAGCGGCTGATCAATTTTCATAACAAAGCGTGGGACAGTCTTTGGACAAGTGATATCATCATAGACGGCGATGCACAGGCGCAGCAGGATGTACACAGCATGATGTACCACCTGTATTCTTTTACACGTGAAGGCACGGCCTACTCGCTGTCACCTATGGGTTTAAGCGGTTTGGGCTACAATGGCCACGTTTTCTGGGATACCGAATTATGGATGTTCCCCTCAATATTGGTTCTACATCCTGAAATGGCAAAAAGCCTTATTGAGTACCGCTTTCAAAGGCTGGAGGCTGCCAGGCGCAATGCTTTTTCCCACGGTTATAAAGGCGCCATGTTTCCATGGGAGAGCGCCGAAACCGGCGTTGAAGAAACACCCGTTTGGGCGCTCAGCGGCCCGTTTGAACACCACATTACCGCAGATGTTGCAATGGCCGCCTGGAATTACTACTGCGTTACGCAAGACAAAACCTGGCTTAAAGAAAAAGGCTGGCCCTTGCTGCAAAGCACGGCAGACTTTTGGGCAAGCCGTGTGGAAAGAAACGGTCCAGGCCATTACGACATCAAAAATGTTGTAGCAGCAGATGAATGGGCAGAGAATGTAGACAACAATGCCTTTACCAATGCCGCGGCAAAGGCCAATCTTATGGCTGCAACAGACGCAGCCCGGCTGCTGGGCATTACCCCAAATGCAGACTGGAAACTGGTGGCAGACAATATACCCGTCTTAAAAATGAGCGATGGCGTTACACAGGAACATGCAACGTACCAGGGCGAAGGCATTAAACAGGGCGACGTAAACCTGCTGGCTTACCCGCTGAAAGAAATTACAGACCCTGCCCAAATAAAAAAGGATCTTGATTATTACGCCGTGCGTGTGCCAAATGAGGGCACACCGGCTATGACGCAGGCCATTTTTGCGCTGCTGTATGCACGCATTGGCGATGCAGAGAAAGCAGCACATTTTTTCAGGGATTCGTATGTGCCCAATTTAAACCCGCCGTTCCGGGTAATTGCTGAAACGAAAGGCGGTACAAACCCTTACTTTTCCACCGGCGCAGGCGGTATTTTGCAGGCTGTAATGATGGGTTTTGGCGGGCTTGATATTACACCCAAAGGCATTGTGCAGGTTAAAACAACATTGCCCAAAGGCTGGAAGTCAGTCACCCTGAAAGGCATCGGTGTAGATAGAAAAACATATACCCTAAAATAGGTGGGGGCCGGGCAATTGGTTTTACATGGCATCGTCCCTTGCGTCGCACACTTGTACGGCAATGCATGCCTGAGCTACGCCTTGCGCACGACCGATCCTGCAGCAGGTTTTAACCACAGATGATGGTTGCACCTTGCTCAATATTGTGCGGTACGTACAAGTGAGTGACACAACAGGCGATGCCACAGGATTTGCAGCCGGTAAAAAAATAATCTTAAAAAGTTTGGAAAATTAACACTGTTAAGTATTTTTACACCGTAATTATCAAAACATGGGTATAGCAGAGCGTAAGGAAAAACAGAAACTGGAGATCAGGAAAATGATTCTTGATGCTTCTATGAAACTGTTTGTGGAAGAAGGTTTTGACCAGGTAACCATTCGCAAAATTGCGGATCTTATAGAGTATAGCCCAACCACCGTTTACCTCTATTTTAAAGACAAGAACGAAATATTTTACCAGTTGCACGAGCTTGGCTTTCAGAAAATGGCTATCTCCAGCCAGTCTATTGCCGGCATAGAAAACCCTTTACTGCGCTTACATAAAATGGGTGAACATTATATAGACTTTGGCCTTGCAAACCCGGAGTATTACGATGTGATGTTTATCCAGCGTGCGCCCATGCAGGTGCTGGAAAAAATGGACAACTGCGACTGGAAGCATGGCGAAACAGCAATGAATTTTTTGCGCACGACCATACAGGATTGTATGGAGAAAGGTTACATTAAAAAAGGCAATGCTGATGTGGTATCTATGGGTATCTGGGGTATGGTGCATGGGCTGGTTTCGCTGGCAATAAGGCAACGTTTTGACAAATTATGTCCTGAAGGCCGCGATGAATACAACGGCGCCGAAATAAAAGATATGATGCATGAGTCTTTGAACTGGCTGGTAAACTCAATAGACCAGAAAAGCTGAAAGGCTATTTTTTTTGCATCTCACTTAACAATGTTAACTATAATAACAATATTTAAAAACTAAACTTATGACCAAAAAGATGCAACCAACACTGTTACTGTTGCTCATGCTGGCATGCTTTGCAAAACAATCATTTTCGCAGGGCATACTCGACCATTACATTAAACAAGGGCTCGACAGCAACCTTGCAATACGCCAGCAAAGTTTTGATCTTGAAAAAGCAAAACTCGATCTCGGCAGGGCAAAAGCGTTATTTCTTCCACAGGTTGGCATTAATGCGCAATATACTTTGGCAAATGGCGGCAGAAAGATTGACGTGCCACTCGGCG harbors:
- a CDS encoding glycoside hydrolase family 65 protein, yielding MKKTVLLAAILCIVSTLSAQDPWVLRAAAIDPNNYYGITVANGMVGIVSSPEPFKVKDVVLAGAYDQYGRGRVSNFLRSFNLLNSYLEIDGRRVDAKGVNNFVQELDMRHASFTTSFNYGDKAMVKYTYYALRHLPFTVLMDVEITATKDIPITGASVMEAPDALRDVQNYYNEIDRPHVVLSLLTSAAKSPTGKLLMCASNTFLFNEPHGQEPRVIHEMWDNNMHLVKFSKKLKAGETYRYSIAGSSITSAQHEDPLNEAERMTIFAKLEGRERLINFHNKAWDSLWTSDIIIDGDAQAQQDVHSMMYHLYSFTREGTAYSLSPMGLSGLGYNGHVFWDTELWMFPSILVLHPEMAKSLIEYRFQRLEAARRNAFSHGYKGAMFPWESAETGVEETPVWALSGPFEHHITADVAMAAWNYYCVTQDKTWLKEKGWPLLQSTADFWASRVERNGPGHYDIKNVVAADEWAENVDNNAFTNAAAKANLMAATDAARLLGITPNADWKLVADNIPVLKMSDGVTQEHATYQGEGIKQGDVNLLAYPLKEITDPAQIKKDLDYYAVRVPNEGTPAMTQAIFALLYARIGDAEKAAHFFRDSYVPNLNPPFRVIAETKGGTNPYFSTGAGGILQAVMMGFGGLDITPKGIVQVKTTLPKGWKSVTLKGIGVDRKTYTLK
- a CDS encoding TetR/AcrR family transcriptional regulator, with the translated sequence MGIAERKEKQKLEIRKMILDASMKLFVEEGFDQVTIRKIADLIEYSPTTVYLYFKDKNEIFYQLHELGFQKMAISSQSIAGIENPLLRLHKMGEHYIDFGLANPEYYDVMFIQRAPMQVLEKMDNCDWKHGETAMNFLRTTIQDCMEKGYIKKGNADVVSMGIWGMVHGLVSLAIRQRFDKLCPEGRDEYNGAEIKDMMHESLNWLVNSIDQKS